The following are from one region of the Nostoc cf. commune SO-36 genome:
- a CDS encoding hemolysin family protein, producing the protein MSSITFEILIILVLIIANGVFSMSEMAIVSARKVRLQQLANQGDVKAKAALKLAESPNHFLSTVQVGISLIGILTGAFGGATIANRLAVYVKLVPLLAPYSEPISFGIVVLIITYLSLIVGELVPKRLALNNPERIASTVAIPMRALSAIASPMVYLLSASTDLILRLLGITASTEPQVTEEEIKILIEQGTEAGTFEEAEQDMVERVFRLGDRPVSYLMTPRPDIVWLDLDDSAEENRQKMVDSAYSRYPVCQGGLDNVLGVIPVTDLLARSFRGEPLDLTIGLRQPVFVPESTRGLKVLELFKQTITHMALVVDEYGVIQGLVTLNDIMSEIVGDVPSTDGQDQPQAVQREDGSWLLDGMLPVEEFLELFGMEDWESEERGSYQTLGGFVITHLGRIPAAADHFEWQSMRIEVMDMDGNRVDKVLVIPKAVKSADTAKSD; encoded by the coding sequence ATGTCCTCCATAACTTTTGAAATTTTAATCATTTTGGTGCTAATTATTGCCAACGGCGTGTTTTCCATGTCTGAGATGGCAATTGTCTCGGCGCGGAAAGTTAGGCTACAACAGCTTGCCAATCAAGGAGATGTCAAGGCAAAGGCAGCACTCAAACTAGCTGAGTCTCCAAATCATTTTCTGTCAACCGTCCAAGTGGGTATTTCGCTGATTGGTATCCTAACCGGTGCTTTTGGAGGAGCAACAATTGCCAACCGACTGGCAGTCTATGTAAAACTTGTGCCTTTGTTAGCACCTTATAGTGAACCAATATCTTTTGGAATAGTGGTTTTGATTATTACCTATTTGTCACTCATTGTTGGCGAATTAGTACCAAAGCGTCTGGCATTAAACAATCCAGAAAGAATTGCCTCGACTGTCGCTATTCCAATGCGTGCCTTATCGGCGATCGCTTCGCCAATGGTATATCTTTTAAGTGCTTCTACAGATTTGATCCTGCGATTACTAGGAATTACAGCTTCTACCGAGCCGCAAGTCACCGAAGAAGAAATTAAAATCTTAATAGAGCAAGGGACTGAGGCGGGAACCTTTGAGGAAGCTGAACAGGATATGGTAGAGCGAGTCTTTCGTTTAGGCGATCGCCCTGTCAGCTATTTAATGACACCCCGTCCTGATATTGTTTGGCTAGACTTAGACGACTCTGCCGAAGAAAATCGCCAAAAAATGGTTGATAGTGCCTATTCTCGGTATCCAGTTTGTCAGGGGGGACTTGACAATGTATTGGGTGTTATCCCTGTCACCGACTTATTAGCCAGGAGTTTCCGAGGGGAACCCTTGGATTTAACGATCGGATTGCGACAGCCCGTATTTGTACCAGAAAGCACTCGTGGCTTAAAAGTTTTGGAATTGTTTAAGCAAACCATTACTCACATGGCGCTAGTAGTGGATGAATACGGTGTGATTCAAGGATTAGTCACTCTCAACGACATCATGAGTGAAATCGTGGGTGACGTTCCTTCAACGGATGGACAGGATCAACCACAAGCTGTGCAACGCGAAGATGGTTCGTGGCTTTTGGATGGGATGTTGCCTGTAGAGGAGTTTTTGGAACTTTTTGGTATGGAAGACTGGGAATCTGAGGAACGCGGCAGTTATCAAACATTAGGCGGTTTTGTCATCACCCATTTAGGTCGTATTCCTGCCGCAGCAGACCACTTTGAATGGCAAAGTATGCGAATTGAAGTGATGGATATGGATGGTAATCGCGTTGATAAGGTGCTAGTCATACCGAAGGCAGTTAAATCAGCAGATACGGCAAAATCTGATTAG
- a CDS encoding type II toxin-antitoxin system VapC family toxin, whose translation MLEFDEQADQEFQRLKKVYPRLGTMDLKIAAIALVNQAILLTRNSSDFGQIVGLRTEDWT comes from the coding sequence ATTCTAGAATTTGATGAACAAGCAGATCAAGAATTCCAACGTCTAAAAAAGGTGTATCCAAGACTCGGCACAATGGATTTGAAAATTGCTGCGATCGCCCTAGTAAATCAAGCCATTCTATTGACTCGTAATTCCTCTGATTTTGGACAAATTGTGGGTTTACGCACAGAAGACTGGACATAA
- the ggt gene encoding gamma-glutamyltransferase — MTTASKFALGSCLLPLTLSATLLPIIGKAQTPPPPEAGSGRVEREAVRTNKSVVVAANPLASAAGRDVLRRGGSAIDAAIAVQMVLTLVEPQSSGIGGGAFLVYYDAKTKKLLTYDGRETAPAAAKPDRFLDANGKPLQFYDAVVGGKSVGVPGVVRMLELAHKKYGKLPWSQLFQGAIQLSEQGFPLSPRLYTLLSKDLYLSRNEPAKSYFYQPDGTPKPIGTRLVNQPLAEVLRQIAKGGANAFYQGNIAQDIVAKVRQAAVPGDLTTTDLVQYQAKVREPVCGAYRIYKVCGMGPPSSGGLTVLQILGILQQFNLAALKPASLEAVHLFSEAGRLAYADRNLYIADTDFVPVPVKELINPNYLRLRAAKINPERSMGQAQAGNPLLQQASRWGKDQSKDLPSTTHVSIVDAAGNAISMTSSIEDAFGSRLMVRGFLLNNQLTDFSFLPTSEGKPVANRIEAKKRPRSSMAPMMVFDRNGKLVMVVGSAGGAQIINYVAKAIVGHLDWGLDIQRSLALPNFGSRNGPTELEADTDVANLKPALEAKGHTVSVIQLTSGSTGIVLTNQGLVSGADPRREGAPLGE; from the coding sequence TTGACTACAGCATCTAAGTTTGCGTTAGGTAGTTGTTTGCTTCCCCTCACACTCAGTGCTACCCTCTTGCCTATCATAGGCAAGGCCCAAACTCCTCCTCCACCGGAGGCTGGGAGTGGTCGAGTTGAGCGCGAAGCTGTTCGCACAAATAAGTCTGTGGTAGTAGCTGCAAATCCACTAGCATCAGCAGCCGGACGCGATGTTCTACGTCGCGGAGGTAGTGCTATAGATGCTGCTATTGCAGTCCAAATGGTACTGACGTTGGTAGAGCCACAATCTTCAGGTATTGGTGGTGGTGCTTTCCTTGTTTACTACGATGCCAAAACGAAGAAGTTGCTCACTTATGATGGTCGAGAAACTGCACCGGCTGCGGCTAAACCAGATCGCTTTCTTGATGCCAATGGCAAACCCTTACAGTTTTATGATGCTGTTGTCGGAGGTAAATCTGTAGGTGTGCCTGGGGTAGTACGAATGCTAGAGTTGGCACACAAAAAATATGGCAAGTTACCTTGGTCTCAACTGTTTCAAGGAGCTATCCAACTTTCTGAACAAGGTTTTCCACTTTCACCACGTTTGTACACTCTGCTAAGTAAGGATCTATATCTATCTCGCAACGAGCCAGCTAAGAGCTATTTCTATCAACCCGATGGTACACCCAAGCCAATTGGTACAAGATTGGTCAATCAGCCTTTGGCAGAGGTATTGCGTCAGATTGCTAAAGGAGGCGCTAATGCCTTTTATCAAGGAAATATTGCTCAAGACATAGTAGCTAAGGTGAGGCAAGCTGCTGTACCAGGTGACTTAACCACCACCGATCTAGTGCAATATCAAGCTAAAGTGCGAGAGCCAGTTTGTGGCGCTTATCGAATTTACAAAGTTTGCGGCATGGGGCCTCCAAGTTCTGGTGGTTTAACCGTACTGCAAATTCTAGGTATTCTTCAACAATTTAATCTGGCAGCTTTAAAGCCAGCTTCTTTAGAAGCAGTCCATTTATTTTCTGAAGCTGGACGTTTAGCCTATGCTGATAGAAATTTATATATAGCTGACACAGATTTTGTCCCAGTACCAGTCAAAGAATTAATTAATCCTAACTACCTGAGGTTACGGGCAGCGAAAATCAATCCTGAACGTTCAATGGGTCAAGCCCAAGCAGGCAATCCATTGTTACAGCAAGCAAGTCGCTGGGGTAAAGATCAATCTAAGGATTTGCCATCTACTACTCATGTTTCAATTGTCGATGCGGCAGGTAACGCTATTTCAATGACTAGCAGCATTGAAGATGCCTTTGGCTCAAGATTAATGGTACGAGGCTTCTTACTTAACAACCAACTGACAGATTTCTCTTTTTTACCGACATCAGAAGGAAAGCCTGTTGCTAATCGCATAGAAGCCAAGAAACGCCCTAGAAGCTCAATGGCTCCCATGATGGTCTTTGATCGCAATGGCAAGCTAGTAATGGTAGTTGGTTCAGCTGGTGGGGCGCAAATTATTAATTATGTCGCTAAGGCAATAGTAGGCCATCTAGACTGGGGATTGGACATTCAGCGATCGCTAGCTTTGCCAAATTTTGGTAGCCGTAATGGGCCAACTGAACTAGAAGCAGATACAGATGTTGCCAACCTGAAACCTGCTTTAGAAGCCAAGGGTCATACAGTCAGCGTTATCCAATTAACCAGTGGTTCCACCGGAATTGTACTAACTAATCAGGGGCTAGTTAGTGGTGCTGACCCACGTCGTGAAGGAGCGCCTTTGGGTGAGTAA
- a CDS encoding DUF1622 domain-containing protein, which produces MRKEPSQDSLINLILPLALIFGLVLLLSLNVEARGQVRETTPLEIWLKVIVGYLAAGTEIAAAIVIGAAVIRGIAAYLRLLFSRSKQHFDATEGIRLQLGRVLALGLEFTVASDILRTAVAPTRQDILNLGAIVLLRTLLNYFLEREIQQGEQRRSSEPELDRSIR; this is translated from the coding sequence ATGAGAAAAGAGCCATCACAAGATTCATTGATTAATTTAATATTGCCCCTAGCCCTCATATTCGGGCTAGTTCTGCTTTTGAGTTTGAATGTGGAAGCCAGAGGGCAGGTCAGGGAAACTACTCCTTTAGAGATATGGCTAAAAGTTATTGTTGGTTATTTAGCAGCAGGGACAGAAATTGCCGCAGCAATTGTGATTGGCGCAGCAGTGATCCGAGGCATTGCTGCTTATTTGCGATTGTTATTCTCTCGCTCCAAGCAACATTTTGATGCCACAGAAGGAATTCGTCTGCAATTGGGGCGAGTGCTGGCATTAGGGTTGGAATTTACTGTCGCCAGCGATATTTTGCGGACGGCAGTAGCACCAACCCGCCAGGATATTTTGAATTTAGGAGCGATCGTTTTGCTGCGAACCTTGCTGAATTATTTCTTAGAGCGAGAGATTCAGCAAGGAGAACAACGCCGTTCATCAGAGCCGGAACTAGATAGGAGTATACGATGA
- a CDS encoding GMC oxidoreductase has product MTSIKEHYDIIIIGTGAGGGTLAHRLAPTGKKILVLERGDFLPREKANWNPEEVYQKHRYHTDEQWYNKEGKAFQPQTGYWVGGNTKLYGAALIRFRERDFERVIHKVGISPEWPLKYQDFEPYYTQAEKLYDVHGQEGEDPTEPPRSEPYPYPPVSHEPDMQSLADGIRELGYYPFHLPLGLKLNESDRTKSPCIRCDTFDGYPCLVQAKADADVNAIRPAREKYTNVTLLTNVKVLRLHTSESGREVTKVETEIAGEKHWFTSDIVVVACGSVNSAALLLRSANDKHPNGLANSSDQVGRNFMKQLETAIVSIHLEVNRANFQKTIAVNDFYWGEPDFPYPMGMVQNTGNVLADMIPGEAPPLMAPFVKLIPHFERHLLAERSVGWWLQTEDLPDPNNRIRVVGDKIHVDYTLNNIEASDRLIHRWTSVLKSIPHSAKHVLPFSIYPRTHIPEQAVAHQCGSCRFGTDPKSSVLDLNCRTHDVKNLYVVDSSFFPSNSGANPTLTIMANALRVGSYLAERLK; this is encoded by the coding sequence ATGACTAGCATCAAAGAACATTACGACATCATTATTATCGGTACAGGAGCAGGTGGAGGTACATTAGCCCACCGCCTTGCACCCACAGGTAAAAAAATTCTAGTACTCGAAAGAGGCGACTTTTTACCGAGAGAGAAAGCTAACTGGAATCCAGAGGAAGTTTATCAAAAACACCGCTACCATACAGATGAGCAATGGTATAACAAAGAAGGTAAAGCCTTTCAACCTCAGACAGGCTACTGGGTTGGTGGCAATACCAAACTCTACGGTGCAGCCTTAATTCGATTCCGGGAGCGAGATTTTGAAAGGGTAATTCATAAAGTAGGAATTTCTCCAGAATGGCCGTTGAAGTATCAAGACTTTGAGCCATACTACACCCAAGCAGAAAAGCTATATGACGTGCATGGACAGGAAGGAGAAGACCCCACTGAACCACCTCGCAGCGAACCATATCCTTATCCGCCAGTGAGTCATGAGCCAGATATGCAGTCTCTTGCTGATGGCATTCGGGAACTGGGTTATTATCCATTTCACCTACCACTAGGATTAAAGCTTAATGAAAGCGATCGCACCAAAAGTCCCTGCATTCGCTGCGATACTTTTGATGGATACCCCTGTTTAGTACAAGCAAAAGCCGATGCTGATGTCAACGCCATTCGTCCGGCTCGTGAAAAGTATACCAATGTTACTCTTTTAACTAATGTCAAAGTCTTGCGGCTGCATACCAGTGAGTCGGGGCGAGAAGTGACGAAGGTAGAAACTGAAATTGCAGGAGAGAAACACTGGTTCACAAGCGATATTGTGGTTGTTGCCTGTGGTTCTGTTAACTCAGCTGCTTTGCTATTGCGCTCTGCAAATGACAAACATCCTAATGGATTAGCAAATAGTTCCGATCAGGTGGGGCGGAATTTTATGAAGCAACTGGAAACAGCTATAGTTTCCATACATTTAGAAGTGAATCGCGCCAACTTTCAAAAAACAATTGCTGTCAATGATTTTTACTGGGGAGAGCCAGATTTTCCTTATCCGATGGGTATGGTGCAGAATACAGGTAATGTACTTGCCGATATGATTCCTGGAGAAGCACCGCCACTGATGGCTCCATTTGTCAAGCTGATTCCTCATTTTGAGCGCCATTTACTTGCCGAGCGATCGGTTGGCTGGTGGTTGCAAACAGAGGATTTACCAGACCCCAATAATCGGATTCGGGTTGTGGGCGACAAGATTCATGTTGACTATACACTGAATAATATTGAAGCAAGCGATCGCTTAATTCACCGATGGACATCTGTACTCAAGTCAATCCCTCACTCTGCTAAACACGTCTTGCCATTTAGCATTTATCCTCGCACTCATATACCTGAACAAGCAGTTGCCCATCAATGCGGTAGTTGTCGATTTGGCACAGATCCCAAAAGCTCAGTTCTGGATCTCAATTGCCGTACCCATGATGTCAAGAATCTTTATGTTGTAGATAGTAGTTTTTTCCCTTCAAATTCCGGTGCTAACCCAACGCTGACAATTATGGCAAATGCTTTGCGCGTTGGCAGTTATCTAGCTGAACGATTGAAGTAG
- a CDS encoding SMP-30/gluconolactonase/LRE family protein: MPEAIEIYDDRLRAILRPGASLQKLANGAVHSEGPVYFHEDNSVVWSDAHGNRLLRWSLTDNVTVLRDPSDYQSGNYRDLEGRLVACSSGLRAIIRREHDGEWKVLVDRYQGKRLNSPNDLVVKSDGMIWFTDPPYGITEPNQGYGGEQEQPGSYVYRFDSATGEIYPVVTDMVRPNGLAFSPDESLLYVSDTAAFNIPGGPHHIRVYEVVGDGYVKNGRVFAVIEPGQPDGLRVDEYGNVFTSSQDSVQIYAPDGTRLGKIFVPETSANLTFGGKESDSLSGTLRERLFITAGHSLYVIDLNTRGVQL; encoded by the coding sequence ATGCCTGAAGCCATTGAGATTTATGACGATCGCCTGCGTGCTATTCTACGCCCAGGAGCCTCACTTCAAAAGCTTGCCAACGGTGCAGTCCATAGCGAGGGGCCTGTTTACTTCCATGAAGATAACAGTGTTGTGTGGAGTGACGCTCACGGCAACCGCCTGTTGCGGTGGAGTCTCACTGACAATGTGACTGTCCTACGAGATCCATCTGATTATCAAAGCGGCAATTACCGCGATTTAGAAGGTCGTTTAGTTGCGTGTTCCTCTGGTCTGCGTGCTATTATCCGACGCGAACATGATGGTGAATGGAAGGTTTTAGTCGATCGCTACCAAGGCAAACGCCTGAACAGTCCAAATGATTTAGTAGTCAAAAGTGACGGCATGATTTGGTTCACCGATCCGCCTTATGGGATTACCGAGCCAAACCAAGGTTACGGCGGCGAACAGGAACAACCCGGAAGTTACGTCTATCGCTTTGACTCGGCAACAGGTGAGATTTATCCTGTAGTAACAGACATGGTGCGCCCTAATGGGTTGGCTTTCAGTCCAGACGAAAGCCTTTTATATGTTTCAGATACGGCTGCGTTTAATATTCCAGGGGGGCCTCATCATATTCGTGTCTATGAGGTTGTGGGCGATGGCTATGTAAAGAATGGGCGTGTATTTGCAGTCATTGAACCAGGACAACCGGATGGACTGCGGGTTGACGAATATGGCAATGTTTTTACTAGTTCTCAAGACAGCGTGCAGATATACGCCCCCGATGGAACTCGCTTAGGAAAAATTTTTGTACCGGAGACATCCGCTAACCTGACTTTCGGTGGTAAGGAAAGCGATTCCCTTTCAGGGACACTTCGTGAACGCCTATTTATCACAGCCGGTCATTCGTTATATGTTATCGACCTTAATACCCGTGGTGTACAACTATGA
- a CDS encoding DoxX family protein yields MIYQFGLGVAIAFFLAAFNFPQLSPHLLSSLSPVYPDGFSGLALLLLRVSLGWLFILHGYPKITHLRQWAESLKTPVFLCFLSAASMLGGGIFLIIGFLTLLATLPILCSMIFAIYLHITGSKPFVAQDPYLIPQEQYQGALGQGEPPSWEKAFMYCVMLIAIAVLGPGAYSLDALIFGR; encoded by the coding sequence ATGATTTATCAATTTGGGTTGGGTGTAGCGATCGCTTTTTTCCTAGCTGCATTTAATTTCCCACAGTTAAGTCCACACTTGTTAAGTTCACTTTCTCCTGTGTATCCTGACGGATTTTCAGGATTGGCACTTTTACTGCTCAGAGTTAGCCTTGGCTGGTTGTTTATACTACATGGCTATCCCAAGATAACGCATCTTCGACAGTGGGCTGAGTCTCTAAAAACGCCTGTCTTTCTTTGCTTTTTATCAGCTGCATCGATGTTAGGTGGGGGAATTTTTCTGATTATTGGATTCCTCACACTTTTAGCAACTTTGCCCATTCTCTGCTCAATGATTTTTGCGATATATTTACACATCACTGGAAGTAAGCCTTTTGTAGCCCAAGATCCATACTTAATTCCTCAAGAACAGTATCAGGGTGCTTTAGGACAAGGTGAACCCCCAAGTTGGGAAAAGGCGTTTATGTATTGCGTTATGCTGATTGCGATCGCAGTTTTAGGCCCTGGTGCTTATTCGCTAGATGCTTTGATTTTTGGACGGTAA
- a CDS encoding four-helix bundle copper-binding protein, whose amino-acid sequence MAIQQLTLNQVNQEMQQCIQNCLDCHSICLNTVGYCLQKGGNHAEQAHIRLLLDCTEICETSANFMLRTSELHTRTCGVCAEICERCAQECDRMGDDAQMKACADMCRRCAESCRQMSMARA is encoded by the coding sequence TTGGCTATACAACAACTGACCTTGAATCAAGTTAACCAAGAAATGCAGCAGTGCATTCAGAACTGCTTGGATTGCCATAGCATCTGCTTGAATACTGTGGGTTACTGCTTACAAAAAGGCGGTAATCATGCAGAACAAGCCCATATTCGGCTACTGCTTGATTGCACTGAAATTTGTGAAACCAGTGCTAATTTTATGCTCCGAACTTCTGAACTGCACACCCGTACCTGCGGTGTTTGTGCAGAAATATGTGAGCGGTGCGCTCAAGAGTGCGATCGCATGGGTGACGATGCTCAGATGAAAGCTTGCGCTGATATGTGCCGTCGCTGTGCTGAATCTTGTCGGCAAATGTCAATGGCCAGAGCGTAA
- a CDS encoding VOC family protein: MSSKTDVQVQRITAIGLTVTNCVGVTRRRHRSLDFYTQALLFELVSDITVEGQDYSDLEGVPGAKIRIVTLRLGDELIKLMEYLNIQGKPIPNDSQSNDLWFQHLAIVVSDMDRAYAHLRSFHIEPISVSPQTIPPENEASGGVRAFKFKDPDGHDLELIWFPPDKGKDKWHQKNHHLFLGIDHSAIAISDTEQSLHFYRDLLGMQIDSRSLNWRATQSRLDNLAGAEVKITALRPVQDGVGIELLDYILPGKGRPIPSDWKICDIAHIQIELVVNNLEQLVDKLRRNGVQFVPSRIVQFSDRSFPYQQGCLVKDPDGHAILLIAEWALLN; encoded by the coding sequence ATGTCTAGTAAAACCGATGTACAAGTACAAAGAATTACAGCTATTGGCTTAACGGTGACAAATTGCGTAGGCGTAACCCGTCGTAGACATCGCTCTTTAGATTTCTATACACAAGCACTCTTGTTTGAACTTGTTTCTGACATTACTGTTGAAGGACAGGATTATAGCGACTTAGAAGGCGTACCTGGGGCAAAAATTCGCATTGTCACTTTGCGACTAGGTGACGAACTTATTAAGTTGATGGAGTATCTCAACATTCAGGGTAAACCCATCCCCAACGATTCACAAAGTAACGATCTGTGGTTTCAACATCTGGCAATTGTGGTGAGTGATATGGATCGCGCTTATGCTCACTTGCGTTCATTTCACATTGAACCTATTTCCGTTTCGCCGCAGACAATACCACCTGAAAATGAAGCATCTGGTGGTGTCCGCGCTTTCAAGTTTAAAGATCCTGATGGTCATGATTTAGAGTTAATTTGGTTTCCGCCTGATAAAGGAAAAGATAAATGGCATCAGAAAAACCATCACTTGTTTCTGGGAATCGATCATAGTGCGATCGCTATTTCCGATACCGAGCAAAGTCTACACTTTTACCGCGACCTTCTGGGAATGCAAATTGATAGCCGCAGTCTCAACTGGCGTGCAACTCAATCTCGCTTGGATAATTTAGCAGGAGCCGAAGTCAAAATTACAGCCTTGCGACCTGTTCAAGATGGTGTGGGAATTGAACTCTTAGACTACATTTTGCCTGGAAAAGGTCGCCCTATACCGAGTGACTGGAAAATTTGCGATATTGCACATATCCAAATTGAGCTAGTTGTAAATAATCTTGAGCAGTTAGTGGATAAGCTACGGCGTAACGGAGTTCAGTTTGTACCGTCGCGGATTGTACAGTTTAGCGATCGCTCTTTTCCTTATCAGCAAGGTTGTCTAGTTAAAGATCCTGACGGACACGCAATATTGCTAATTGCAGAATGGGCGTTGCTGAATTAA
- a CDS encoding NAD(P)/FAD-dependent oxidoreductase, whose translation MNSPVYQTVIIGGGFAGLFTALHLAHEHYPRSVILIDKDERFCFKPLLYEYFDGEMDSFQVVPRFSELLKGSGVIFVQDAVQSIDLHQREVKLASGNSYNYSNLVLALGSVTGYHQVEGAKEYAFPFWTQADAIALDRHLRDCLHKAVQTADVEQRRKLLTVVIVGGGASGVEMAATLADLLPHWYSALGGNSSEIRVVLLNHGQKILDGDINDPLRPIAEKELQKRTIPIEILMGAEATAIHPNTIEYKSNNQLNTLPTYTTIWTAGTSTHPLIQDLPIPKEHRDHHNRPLVTPTMQLLDFPEVFAGGDCAAVQDGSLPPTAQVAYQQGANIAHNLKEIALEEELKPAKVNIRGTLLKLGLNDAAANLFNVFEVAGEPGHLIRQGTYLTLLPTPIHDFKATTEWVDEEIFHLHLDPHDVGKKVVQAVEVVGAGFLGVLAARKLLKMLGDEEKSK comes from the coding sequence ATGAACAGCCCAGTTTATCAAACTGTGATTATAGGTGGTGGTTTTGCGGGACTATTTACAGCTTTACATTTAGCTCACGAACATTATCCTCGCTCTGTCATCTTGATTGATAAAGATGAGCGATTTTGCTTTAAGCCATTACTTTATGAGTATTTCGATGGCGAAATGGATAGCTTTCAAGTCGTACCACGTTTTTCGGAATTGCTTAAAGGTAGTGGTGTTATTTTTGTGCAAGATGCAGTGCAATCGATAGACTTGCATCAACGGGAAGTTAAATTAGCTTCGGGAAACTCCTACAATTACAGCAATTTAGTATTAGCTTTGGGCAGTGTTACTGGCTATCATCAAGTTGAAGGTGCTAAAGAATACGCCTTTCCTTTCTGGACGCAAGCAGATGCGATCGCTCTTGATCGGCATTTACGTGACTGTTTACACAAAGCTGTCCAAACGGCAGATGTAGAACAACGCCGAAAACTATTAACAGTAGTCATCGTTGGTGGTGGTGCAAGTGGTGTGGAAATGGCAGCAACTCTAGCTGATCTCCTCCCACATTGGTATAGCGCTTTAGGAGGCAATTCGAGTGAAATTCGCGTGGTATTGCTCAATCATGGTCAAAAAATCCTTGATGGTGATATTAACGATCCACTACGCCCAATTGCTGAGAAAGAATTACAAAAACGCACTATACCAATTGAAATTCTCATGGGAGCAGAAGCCACTGCTATTCACCCTAACACAATTGAATATAAGAGCAATAATCAACTTAACACACTCCCAACATACACCACAATTTGGACTGCTGGTACTTCCACTCATCCACTAATTCAAGACTTACCAATTCCCAAAGAGCATCGGGATCATCATAACCGTCCCCTAGTCACTCCTACTATGCAACTGCTCGACTTTCCAGAAGTTTTTGCCGGCGGTGATTGTGCAGCAGTTCAGGATGGTTCACTACCACCTACAGCCCAAGTTGCTTATCAACAAGGAGCTAATATTGCTCACAATTTGAAAGAGATCGCTCTAGAAGAAGAACTCAAGCCAGCAAAGGTAAATATACGCGGAACTCTCTTAAAATTGGGGTTAAATGATGCTGCTGCTAACCTTTTCAATGTTTTTGAAGTTGCAGGAGAACCTGGGCATTTAATCCGTCAAGGCACTTATTTAACGCTATTGCCAACACCAATTCATGACTTTAAAGCAACAACGGAATGGGTAGATGAAGAGATTTTCCATCTCCACCTTGATCCTCATGATGTAGGTAAAAAAGTCGTGCAAGCAGTGGAAGTAGTTGGTGCAGGATTTTTAGGTGTTTTAGCTGCCAGAAAATTATTAAAAATGTTGGGAGACGAGGAGAAAAGTAAATAA
- a CDS encoding cytochrome c oxidase subunit 3, with amino-acid sequence MQRRHIDESPIRFDLWRRRLPNWLQRFLPTGGGSHEDHHGKGMFGFTVFLLSESIIFLSFIFTYVALRLTTKNWLPPGVSGPELSTLVIINTVVLLSSSFVIQPAENALKHNQLNKFRWLWLITIAMGSYFLVGLLIEWKNLDFKITTGLVGSTFYLLTGFHGLHVLAGVVLQIIMLIRSFIPGNYNKTHFGTSATTLFWHFVDVVWVFLFSLLYLWRA; translated from the coding sequence ATGCAACGTCGTCATATAGATGAAAGTCCAATCCGTTTTGATTTGTGGCGGCGACGCTTGCCAAATTGGTTACAGCGCTTCCTACCAACTGGTGGCGGTAGTCATGAAGATCATCATGGTAAAGGAATGTTCGGATTTACCGTTTTCCTACTCTCAGAAAGCATCATATTTCTGAGTTTTATCTTTACTTATGTAGCTCTGCGACTGACTACTAAAAATTGGCTGCCACCCGGTGTATCGGGGCCAGAATTGTCCACACTCGTGATTATTAATACGGTAGTATTACTTTCTAGCAGCTTTGTTATTCAACCAGCAGAAAATGCCCTCAAACATAATCAACTGAATAAATTTCGTTGGCTATGGTTAATAACGATCGCAATGGGAAGTTACTTCTTAGTTGGTCTATTAATTGAGTGGAAAAATCTCGATTTCAAGATTACTACAGGGTTAGTTGGTTCGACATTTTACTTACTAACAGGTTTTCACGGTCTACACGTCCTGGCTGGTGTCGTACTTCAGATAATTATGCTGATTCGCTCATTCATTCCAGGCAACTATAATAAAACTCACTTCGGGACAAGTGCGACTACTTTATTTTGGCACTTTGTTGATGTAGTTTGGGTCTTTCTTTTCTCGCTTCTCTACCTTTGGCGGGCATAA